In Daucus carota subsp. sativus chromosome 4, DH1 v3.0, whole genome shotgun sequence, one DNA window encodes the following:
- the LOC135152242 gene encoding uncharacterized protein LOC135152242 → MEIEKDGSVRWPKPIRTGPKKRNKELYCKFHKDTGHKTDDCRQLKDEIKFLIWKGKLTRYTRDTDRNPRDNDNRGKDNDDRDKRNQPRGPVINVISGGPTAAGLSSNSRKAYAREVMCIVGEPPKRAKIEFALAFDNLDLDRVKFPHDDPFVITPMIGNSYVKRVLVDSGASVDILFHDAYEKMGYSDSPLTPSDMPIYGFNNVETNIEGMIQLPVTMCIEPRQATCMLNFLVVKASSTYNAILGRTGIHAFKAIPSTYHLKIKFPTKNGLGEEIGDQKMARSCYVGALKSGGTGGQVLPIEDLDVREEEERRGKPVEDLVPISLYPDEPEKVTYVGASLPEDMKSEFVKFLRNNRDVFAWTAADMPGIDPLFMTHTLNVNLDRKPVKQKK, encoded by the coding sequence atggaaattgagaaagacggaagtgttcgatggccgaagcctattaGGACTGGCCCCAAAAAGAGAAACAAGGAGTTGTACTGCAAGTTTCACAAggatacaggacataagaccgatgattgtcggcagttgaaggatgagattaaGTTTTTGATCTGGAAAGGCAAATTGACCAGGTATACTAGGGATACAGATAGGAATCCCCGTGACAATGATAATCGTGGAAAAGACAACGATGATAGGGATAAGAGAAATCAGCCTAGAGGGCCTGTGATCAATGTAATCTCTGGAGGACCGACCGCAGCAGGCCTAtctagtaactcacgaaaagcttatgctcgtgaagtgatgtGCATTGTTGGAGAGCCCCCGAAGAGGGCAAAAATTGAGTTTGCTCTAGCATTCGACAATTTAGATCTTGACAGAGTTAAATTTCCCCATGATGATCCTTTCGTAATCACCCCGATGATTGGAAACTCTTATGTTAAAAGGGTACTCGTTGATAGTGGAGCCTCAGTAGATATCTTATTTCATGATGCATATGAGAAGATGGGATATTCTGATTCGCCATTGACACCttcagatatgcctatatacgGCTTTAATAACGTGGAGACAAATATTGAAGGTATGATCCAACTACCCGTGACAATGTGCATCGAGCCTAGACAAGCCACATGTATGCTGAATTTTTTGGTCGTTAAGGCTTCATCAACCTACAATGCTATCCTTGGGAGGACTGggatacatgcttttaaagcaatcccatccacctaccacttgaagatcaaattccctaCCAAGAACGGACTGGGAGAAGAAATAGGAGATCAAAAAATGGCTAGAAGTTGTTATGTGGGGGCTCTAAAATCTGGAGGGACCGGGGGGCAGGTTCTCCCAATTGAGGACTTGgatgtccgagaagaagaggaaaggagagggAAACCTGTTGAGGACTTGGTTCCCATCTCCCTGTATCCGGATGAGCCCGAGAAGGTGACCTATGTAGGGGCGTCGCTCCCCGAGGATATGAAATCCGAATTTGTGAAATTTTTGAGGAACAACCGGGATGTGTTTGCTTGGACCGCTGCTGATATGCCAGGGATTGATCCCCTCTTTATGACACACACGCTTAATGTGAACCTAGATAGAAAACCCGTGAAACAAAAGAAGTGA
- the LOC135152339 gene encoding subtilisin-like protease SBT4.3 isoform X2: protein MDNFKFQAMSCHQCRSNANKGFNLLRSYLKLILHQKKASQDAAKEALLYSYKNAASGFSANLTPEGVSVNTFTSKNGKYPLVYGGDVPNAMAGFLKFDSRHCRKNSLDSKLVKGKIVLCDELSNGESIFLSGVAGTIMRDAENRDNTKLFPLPATFLGVDDGDKAFKYIRSTRSD, encoded by the exons ATGGACAACTTCAAATTCCAAGCAATGTCTTGTCATCAGTGTCGCTCAAATGCGAATAAGGGGTTTAATCTGTTAAGATCGTATTTGAAACTTATTCTCCACCAGAAGAAGGCCTC TCAGGATGCTGCAAAAGAGGCTTTACTTTATAGCTATAAAAATGCTGCCAGTGGATTCTCTGCTAATTTGACTCCTGAG GGAGTGTCTGTGAACACATTTACTAGCAAAAATGGGAAGTACCCTCTGGTTTATGGTGGAGATGTGCCAAATGCTATGGCTGGTTTTTTAAAGTTCGATTCTAG GCATTGTAGAAAAAATTCGTTGGATTCAAAGTTAGTAAAGGGTAAAATTGTACTGTGTGATGAATTAAGCAACGGGGAATCGATCTTTTTGTCTGGCGTAGCTGGGACCATAATGAGAGATGCAGAAAATAGAGATAACACCAAACTTTTCCCTCTTCCTGCAACTTTCCTTGGTGTCGACGATGGTGATAAAGCTTTCAAATACATTAGATCTACAAG GTCTGATTAG
- the LOC135152339 gene encoding subtilisin-like protease SBT4.3 isoform X1, with product MDNFKFQAMSCHQCRSNANKGFNLLRSYLKLILHQKKASQDAAKEALLYSYKNAASGFSANLTPEGVSVNTFTSKNGKYPLVYGGDVPNAMAGFLKFDSRHCRKNSLDSKLVKGKIVLCDELSNGESIFLSGVAGTIMRDAENRDNTKLFPLPATFLGVDDGDKAFKYIRSTSRSD from the exons ATGGACAACTTCAAATTCCAAGCAATGTCTTGTCATCAGTGTCGCTCAAATGCGAATAAGGGGTTTAATCTGTTAAGATCGTATTTGAAACTTATTCTCCACCAGAAGAAGGCCTC TCAGGATGCTGCAAAAGAGGCTTTACTTTATAGCTATAAAAATGCTGCCAGTGGATTCTCTGCTAATTTGACTCCTGAG GGAGTGTCTGTGAACACATTTACTAGCAAAAATGGGAAGTACCCTCTGGTTTATGGTGGAGATGTGCCAAATGCTATGGCTGGTTTTTTAAAGTTCGATTCTAG GCATTGTAGAAAAAATTCGTTGGATTCAAAGTTAGTAAAGGGTAAAATTGTACTGTGTGATGAATTAAGCAACGGGGAATCGATCTTTTTGTCTGGCGTAGCTGGGACCATAATGAGAGATGCAGAAAATAGAGATAACACCAAACTTTTCCCTCTTCCTGCAACTTTCCTTGGTGTCGACGATGGTGATAAAGCTTTCAAATACATTAGATCTACAAG CAGGTCTGATTAG
- the LOC108217803 gene encoding uncharacterized protein LOC108217803, protein MTIPVEDRPKYRNRRGEITTNVLGACSPNLQFQYVLTGWEGSAADGRVLRDAIYRHKLIVPTGTYYLVDAGYTNGEGFLAPFRGERYHLNDWDDDNQPTSAREYYNMMHSSARNVIERCFGILKKRWAILRSPSFYPVKTQNRIVLASCILHNYIRIESEFDQAEIEFDQHGPEDHHEQNEHEADEDHITTVGTSDAWTTFRNNLADSMFISWNH, encoded by the exons ATGACCATACCCGTAGAAGATAGGCCAAAGTACAGAAATAGGAGAGGTGAAATTACAACAAATGTTCTTGGAGCTTGTTCACCTAATTTGCAATTTCAGTACGTGTTGACGGGTTGGGAAGGATCAGCCGCAGATGGAAGAGTCTTAAGAGATGCTATATATAGACATAAATTGATTGTCCCAACCG GTACTTATTATCTAGTTGATGCTGGTTATACTAATGGGGAAGGTTTTTTGGCACCATTTAGAGGAGAAAGATATCATTTGAATGATTGGGATGACGATAATCAGCCCACATCTGCCCGTGAATATTACAATATGATGCACTCGTCAGCTAGGAATGTAATTGAGAGATGTTTTGGCATCCTAAAGAAGAGATGGGCGATCCTTAGAAGCCCATCATTTTATCCCGTGAAGACACAAAATAGGATCGTCTTAGCTTCTTGTATCCTTCATAATTACATTCGGATTGAATCAGAATTTGATCAAGCTGAAATTGAGTTTGATCAGCATGGGCCAGAGGACCATCATGAGCAAAATGAGCATGAGGCAGACGAAGATCACATCACAActgttggcacttcagatgcaTGGACGACATTTAGAAACAACCTAGCCGACTCGATGTTTATTAGTTGGAATCATTAG
- the LOC108216998 gene encoding uncharacterized protein LOC108216998 has protein sequence MQQKNPGSIVTFQVGDNGCFLYVFVALNASMKGWPHCIPVVIVDGTFLKSAHGGTLLVAAIQDAGGKIFPVAFAVVNSENDGSWDWFFDKIRHAYGLRGDMTIISDRHESIIKAVSKVYPEIPYGFCIFHLLSNIKSKFKKNSKKIKESFSAENAYTVKKFEYHMRELDKVDSRIRTFLEEVGYDKWARVHSPNNRFQLDQLPCGHAIVVLQKANHDPYDCCSPYFTKEAMIHAYEETVFPVGHEDTWVVPENFKSVALYPPQGRVRVGRPKKRRCKASWEINAKQREQVKCRSCNLYGHNRRTCRNPPLRVA, from the exons ATGCAACAAAAAAATCCTGGATCAATTGTTACTTTTCAAGTGGGAGACAATGGGTGTTTCTTATACGTCTTTGTTGCATTGAATGCTTCAATGAAAGGATGGCCTCATTGCATACCGGTTGTCATTGTTGATGGTACCTTTCTAAAATCAGCTCATGGAGGTACATTATTGGTGGCAGCAATTCAGGACGCAGGGGGTAAGATCTTTCCAGTGGCATTTGCTGTAGTCAATTCAGAAAATGATGGTTCTTGGGACTGGTTTTTTGACAAGATTAGACATGCTTATGGATTAAGGGGAGACATGACTATAATATCCGATCGTCATGAGAGCATAATAAAAGCTGTCAGCAAAGTGTATCCAGAGATACCATATGGATTTTGCATCTTTCATCTCCTGAGCAACATTAAAAGCAAGTTCAAGAAGAACTCAAAAAAGATTAAAGAGTCTTTCTCAGCGGAAAATGCATACACTGTTAAAAAGTTTGAGTATCACATGAGAGAACTTGATAAGGTTGACAGCAGGATAAGAACATTTTTGGAAGAAGTTGGGTATGACAAATGGGCAAGAGTTCATTCACCAAATAACAG ATTTCAACTGGACCAACTTCCTTGTGGTCATGCAATTGTTGTTTTACAAAAGGCTAATCATGATCCATATGATTGTTGTTCACCATATTTCACAAAGGAAGCAATGATTCATGCATATGAAGAGACGGTGTTCCCTGTTGGTCACGAAGACACGTGGGTAGTACCCGAAAATTTCAAGTCAGTGGCACTATATCCTCCACAAGGACGAGTAAGAGTGGGCAgaccaaaaaaaagaagatgcaAAGCTTCTTGGGAGATAAATGCAAAACAGCGTGAACAAGTCAAATGCAGGAGTTGCAATCTCTATGGACATAATAGGAGAACTTGTCGAAATCCTCCACTTAGAGTTGCTTGA